One genomic window of Caenorhabditis elegans chromosome I includes the following:
- the csk-1 gene encoding Serine-threonine/tyrosine-protein kinase catalytic domain-containing protein (Confirmed by transcript evidence) — MEAPEGCPPEIFKVMNETWALSAQDRPSFGQVLQRLTTIRNTV, encoded by the exons ATGGAAGCACCTGAAGGATGTccaccggaaattttcaaggtTATGAATGAAACATGGGCTCTATCGGCACAAGATCGACCGTCTTTTGGACAG gtctTGCAACGATTGACAACCATCCGAAATACAGTATGA